AGAGATGTCTTCGATCTCTATCTGAAGCTCCTGGCCAAGCTTTTCATCGTTCATGGCACACGTCAAATGGATCTTGCATTTTGGGCAAGCGGTCAACAGCATATCAGCGCCGGTGGCTTTTGCTTCCCTCAACAGCTCCAGCTGTATCTGCTTGTTGGTGGCCCCGCAGTTGATCCAGGATTGAGTGCCGCAACACACCGCCATCGATCGATGATGATTCATCTCCACCACCTCCAGCCCCGGGATCGCCTGGAGGATGGAGCGCGGCGCATCATAGATACCGGACATCCTCCCCAATCGACACGGATCGTGGAAGGTGACTTTCCGGTTAACGCTATTGAATTTCAGCTTGCCATTTTTGACGGCCTCAGCGATCAGTTCAGTCATATGGACGACTTCGAATCCCGTATTGCCCAGAAGTCGCGGATATTCGACCTTCAGCGTATGATACCCCTCCGCACATGACACTACCACCCGTTTAGCCCCAGTTTTAGCAATGGCCGCAATATTATGTCGAGCCAGGTTGACGAAACCCTCAACATCTCCGATATTGAGCAGATCATGGCCGCAACAGCGCTCATCGGGTGAAAGCGCCGGCACAATACCCAGATGATTCAGGATAGCCACCGACCCCTTGGCCGCCCTCAGCGTCTTCACATCGAGATCGGAAAAGAAAGTGTCAAAATAGGGCGCACACCCGACGAAATAGAAGACGTCCGAGGTATCGGCGATTTGCAGTTGCTTCACCACCCAGCCCAGGCGATCCTGCTTCAGATCATCGCTGGCCATGATGCGCATCAGGGATTGCAGGGCTCCCCCGTGAGTGCATTGGCCCGTCTTGCCAATCTCATAGGCATCGGCGCGCAGCGACCGGACAAAGTCGGAATAGCGGACGCCGGATTGACACACCTTCTCGCAGGCGGCACAGGTGAGACACGACCATATCTGCCCATCCTTCAACACCTCCGACTCACCACCGTGAAGGGCATCGTAGACCAGCATTCGCGGCGAAAAATCGCAGTCATAGCGGGATACCGGACAGACAGCGGTACACTTCCCGCAATCCAGGCATCCGTAAGCCTTGGTGTCAGCAGCAATCCTCTTTATTTCCTTCATGTAAAAAGCCCGTATTCTCTAATCCGTAATGAAGAAGGTTTCGTTCAAAACAACATTCACCACAAAGAACGCCAAGACCGCTGAGAATGCATATATTTGACCTCTGCGCACTCTGTGTTCTCGGCGGTTAAGATAAGCCGGTGAAATCCCAGTCCGATTCGATCTGTTTGCGGGGATACTTGACCGGGCTCGGACCTATGTCCCGAGTGCGCTTCACAAAAGCATCGACTCTTCTGGCCAGAAACTCGCCATCGCCCACCGGCACTTCAACCAGATGCACCCTTTTGGACCCCATGCCCAGCAGGTTCAGCATCTTCTTGGTTTCCGCCACCGATCCCTTGGTCTGATCGATGCCAAACTTATAGTGGCAAGTCCCCGAGGAACACCCCAGCAGGACCACACCATCAGCGCCCATCTCAAAGGCTTTAAGCAGCAGACCGGTGTTCACCCGCCCCAGGCACATCACCCTCATAAGCCGCACATTGGAGGCATAGGATATCCTGTTTATCCCGGCTGCTTCCAAAGCGCTGTATGCTCCCCAGTTGCAGACAAAGCCTACGATGCGGGGCTCAAATCCCTCCGATACTGTCACACTCTCCCCGAACATTCCGTCCTTCTATGCCATATCTGAACCGACATCCCAAACAGTGCATGGTTCAGGTTATGTTTACTCCAAGGGAATTCTATCACAGTACGTTTGCTCACTCAACTTAGCCAGTCTTCAGCCGACTGTGGGTTTTTCTCTTTGCTCAAATGATGCTCCCGTATCGGAGGTGCGGCCTCCCCTCGGAAGGCATGTTGGTAGCGGCAGTTGAGAAATAAGAAGCAAGGGCAAGCCCCCTATCTGCAGGGCAGACACCGGAGCTACACTATATCGATGGAATGTGGCAGTGCTCGAGTTTTGCGTTGCTGAGTTGAACAACTCTGCTGGAACTCTTGGCGACATTCAGATCATGGGTGGCAATGATGAAAGTTGTCCCCAGTTCGCTGTTCAACCGACGCATGAGGTCGATGATTTCCTGCCCTGTTTTATGATCTAGGTTTCCTGTTGGTTCGTCCACCAGAACCAACAGAGGACTATTGGCCAGGCCCCGTGCCATGGCAACCCTCTGTCTTTCGCCGCCGGAAAGCATTGCCGGAGTGTGGCGCGCCCTGCCCTTCAGACCTACTATATCCAGCAGCTCTGTTGCTTTGCTCGCGCGCTCTTTGGCGCCCATTTTAAGAGGATACATCGGAATCTGTATATTGGAATGGGCGTCCAGGGAAGGAATGAGGTTATGCAGCTGGAAAACAAACCCGATCCTCTCCGACCTGAAACGACTAAGATCTCTGACTTCAGATAGATCAAAGCCGTCTACGGCTACTCTGCCGCTTGTTGCCTTGTCCAGGGCGCCGATGATGTTGAGCAAAGTCGTTTTGCCACTCCCGGACGGTCCCAGGATCGAAATGAATTCTCCCTTCTCCACTACCAGATCGACCTCCTCGAGAGCTACGATTTTCCCGTTGAGGTACGTTTTCCCCAGCTTTTCAGTCTGAACCAAAACTTTATTCATGGCGCAACGCTTCCACAGGGGATAAGCGCAATGCTCGATGGGCAGGGAATACCCCGCCAAGAGCTCCCAGAACTAGGGCTACGGCTAGGCCAACAAGAAAAGCATCAGCGGTAAAAGAGGGATTCACATAGTCCTCCACCGAGGGGAGAGAGGTGGTTGCCCAGATCGTCAATATCCCCAGCAGGCTGCCGATAACAAATCCCAATAAGCTCAGAATCATCGATTCGCTGAAGATCATCCTCAGAATATCGAATTGACTCCAACCCACGGCCTTCATAATCCCGATTTCCCTGGTGCGTTCTGAAACTGACATGAACATCGTGTTGATGATTCCCACACTGCCCATCATTATAGCGATTGCGGCTAGTACCCAGGCCAGTGTTTTTCCGAACTCGGCAGTAGCCGAAGTTTCCAGGAGATCGGCAGAGGGTTTCACCTTCAAATAACGCCACTGGGATTCTATCTCTTGAGTGATCTTATCTTGGTCAGCTCCGGACAATAAATAAATGGCCACCAGCGCCACTTTCCCCTCTTTCCCCAGAATTACTTGGCCCTCCTCCAGTGTAATCACAGCGCCACCATCAAGATAGAGATTCCCTGTCTGATAGATGCCTACCACCGTGAAATCTGCTCCCGACTCCATCCGGAATATCTCCCCAACTTCAATCCCCAGGTCATTCATAGCCAGCCTTCCCAGGACTATTTCACCGGGACTTCGGACATACCTCCCTTCAATGGTGTGGCTTTCTCCCAGGTACAAGTCCTCATCTTGAGGGATGACTCCAAACAGGTTGAAAGAGGCTGTATCCGGAAGGCTGACGGAGGCGAGCAGGAACCCGGTGGTTCGTTCCACTCCTTCAAGCTGGGCGATATCCTTAATGCGGGATTCAGGAATTGAGCCGCCTGTGGGACCGGAGAGTCCTCTCTGAGTAGCCACGAGATCGGCTTGAGTTATCTGTGCAGTGGCGCCAAGTTCCTCTTTGAGATCAGTGGCCAGAGCAAATAAGGCCATGATGACGGCAATACTGATACCGATACCCAAGACGGTCAGCGAACTCCTGAGGGGACGGGCCAGCAGATTCTTTCCAACTAGAGAAAACAGCATGTTAATAACTGGCAGAAATGATGGGATGGTTTTCAAATCGATGCCACCCCATCATTATATCGAATCACCGTGAGGTAATGGAGACTGTGCTACTCACTCGAACGGATAGAGCCGCACAGTCTTCATTGGCTAATTTCCGGCACTGCCCTGCGTCTTCGGAGTGATAGCACCATAACAACAGCAGCTATTACTAGTACGCCTGCGATTATACCACCGATCAGCGCCCAATGGGTCTCACTTTTTTCAGAAGATGTGGCCACCAGAGCAAAGTATGAGAGGCCATTTGCGGAAGTGCCGACAAAGACCGCCTGATTCTCTTGATAGCCGGTGAACACTGTGGGCAGTACTTCACAAGCTCCCTCACTGATACGGAATATCTTGACATTATCCGTGCCCTGATTGTCTGCCCAGGCCCTGTTCACTTTCATGGTGATTGTTGCAGTACCTATGCTGTCATCGGTAAGATTTATTTTGTCAACCTTGATCCCATAAGCCGTATCTGCTATATTTGCGCCGCTCCGTGCTGCCGCTAACTCAAATCCAGACCCGACAGGGAGTTCTTCCATCGCGGTCACCTTGATGTTTCCCTCCTGCTGGGCATTGGCGTCATCGATACTGATACTTACTGCACAGCGACCGACGTCCGGGGCTGTATTACTAAAGTCGAACGTCTGCTCCGGAATTTCTATCCTGCCAGTTGTTCCCCTCGATATAGTTTGCTCTGTCAACGGCGGCGGCAACAAATAGAGCACTCCAGTCCCGATCACGGCATCCGCACTCCCAGCATTTCCGGAAGAGCCTACGGCACACTGCAATGGAAGGTATCTGACAAACCGCTCAAAATCCTCCCGATCTTGCCTGCTCATATATTCAGAAGATGCCTGAGAGACTATCGCATTGAATATCTGACTGAGATTGGAGTATGCCAGAGATGTTTTGGTATCTAGCAGTAAGGCCATCACCCCTCGATATTCCTCCGCCTCATCCAGTGAAAGTATTTCTTGCTCACTGGCCGCCACTGCCGCTTCTAGGGCACCGGTAGTCGTGCCGATGACCAGGTAGTGAGTGTTATCAATGTCAAGGAAGAGCCAGCCTGGAGAGCCATCATCTGTCTTCATGGCATTGTTGGTGATTCGTGTAGCTTCCACGCCGCCAATGGATGTTGCAGACGTGCGCAGCCTATCCGGAGTCTCATCTTCCGACGTACTCTCCTCGATTATCTTGTTGATGGCATCAATAATGGCAGTCAGATGATTATTCACTTCGGCCGGATTCTCTACCTCAAAAAGCAAGAGCAAATCCGGGAATGTTGAGCCGTATTCATCGAAACTCAGGGGCAGTAAGGCCAGCGAGTATTCCCCTGTCATCCAGCCAAAGATATCCCTATTGATGTTCAACCCTACCTTTTTCTCCACCCAACGACTGAGCGCATCCGGGCTGGCAATATCATCCTTGGTCATGCCTTCAGGAAAATCGGACTCATCATCTATATTGGCGGTGACGCCTTTCAGGTATTTGGCAAGCGAGTCTTCAGCCCCATACCAGGACGCATTCACATTCTGACCTGAAAGAAAGAGCCACGCATCGCTGGGAACTATCCTGGCGCTGCGGAGCAGGTCGTTTTCTGCGATTGGCGGCGTCATCCCTTTGGACAAAGGATAGTAAGCGGTTGTGACCATGCCATTGCTGGCGAACTGAAGTGAGGCGGCAATGCAAGAGGGAATACTATTGCCAAAAGCCTCAAACATGAAGTTGTCTTCGGCAGGAATTTGCGAAAGACTCTGCTCCCAGAGGTGCGCATAGTTGTAGTAGAGCATTCCTGCTCGATCCGGCAAACTGGCTTGGGCTTTCCGAAAATCTGGACTGCCACCCAGAGAGGCGTCTGTATTGGGAGTTATCATCAAATCCAGGCTTTCCTCAAGGAAGCTCTGATTGTTGGAGAATACAATATATTCCTCAGGGAAAGCCCAGTAAGTCTCTTCCTCCGGCGTGTAGACAACATCTATTCCCTTGTAATCACCTGAGGGATGAGTGGGAAACTCTTCATCCTCTAGAGCAGAAGCGAGCTTATCAAAGAAAAAGGCATCGGACGCATCTTTATCCATTGTTCCGATAAGGAAAACCATTTCAGCATCTGTCTGTTCCTCCCTGGCGGGAACCGGAAGGCTCATTCCCATCGCCAGCTCCGGTCCCAGCCAGGGAAAAACATCCTGTTCGATATCGATGCCGCTCTCGTCCTGAGCTTGTTTTAATAGTTTATCCCATTCGGTTTGAACATCCGGATTCTGCCACCAGTTGTTCAGGAAGGACCGGAATTTTGCCAATTGACCCTCGCTTGGATCCAGGTCGACGGTGAGATAGTAGTCAATATCTGCAGGCAGAAGCTTGGCAGTTTGCTCACCTTGATCTGCAGCCAAAGCAGTAGCACCAGCAGGACGTGCTAAACCCAGCAGGCCTAATACCAGTGATACCACTACCAACAAAGATAGCACCTGCCACGACATTCCGCACAAGCCTTTGCCGTCCCTTTGCCTCGGTTCCATCGCATGATGACGCATGCTGAGTTTGCCCTTCACCGCATTATCGAAAGCAAACATTTCCATTCTCCTCCTTGGAGCGCTATTTCGGACTGAACTGGATTCCCTCTACTATATATAACACAAAACGCCCCTGTTGTCATGAGGTAAAAAGCCTATAATATAAGGGCCAAGAGCATGCAATTCAGCGAGGATTGAAAGTCAGCCTGCCAGGAACGCGATCCCCGATTCGAAAAAGTAGCCGCCGAGTCCTACCAGAGCAACGCCGCAGACCATGAGGAGCCCTGAATACACGGTCTGGTTGATGATGGTTCTCCTGCCAGTGGCGACAATCAAAGCAACCGCCGCATACCAGGTCAAATCCGCCAGGATGTGTCCGGTGAAGAAGGAAGCCACTCCCGCTGCACCTAATCCCAACGACCACAAAAGATAGGCCAATCCGATAGTCGCCCACCAGAGGAACCAGTAAGGATTGGACATGCTGATCACGATTCCGGCGAGGATCACCTTCCTGTTTTGAACCACGCCCGTCGATGTCTCCAGCGGCAAAGGAACCTTCTTCCACCCTTGACGGGCCATCCCAAATCCCATCAGGATCAGAACGCCTCCGCCGATCAATCCGACCACGGCAGCGAAGGTATCGCCCTGGATGAACTGATCGAGGCCGAGCACCACGGCAAGGATCAGGGAAAGCTCCAGAATGGCATGCCCAACGATGATCAGCGGGCCGACCCAGAAGCCGGACTTGGCGGAGGCACTGATAGTATACGCCAATAGCGGTCCGGGCATCATCGCGCCGGAGAAACCGATCAGAAAAGCGGTGGTGAAAATGACCAGGATAGTGGCTTCAGGCACGAGTTTGAGTATAGCAGAGGCGAAAATAGGGCGCAATGAAAAAGGAGTCCGCATCCGTAGGGGTAATACCGTGCGATTACCCTTCTGTCGTGCCGAGTCAGGGGTCGGATGAAGCTGCGCTTGCCGGTTTGAGCCTGGAAGCGCCGATGGCCCCGATGGCGGCCACTCCCGCCGCAAAAAGATAGGCGGGAAGCAGCGAACCCGCCGCATCTGCCATCCCCCCTGCGATAATC
The Dehalococcoidia bacterium genome window above contains:
- a CDS encoding (Fe-S)-binding protein codes for the protein MKEIKRIAADTKAYGCLDCGKCTAVCPVSRYDCDFSPRMLVYDALHGGESEVLKDGQIWSCLTCAACEKVCQSGVRYSDFVRSLRADAYEIGKTGQCTHGGALQSLMRIMASDDLKQDRLGWVVKQLQIADTSDVFYFVGCAPYFDTFFSDLDVKTLRAAKGSVAILNHLGIVPALSPDERCCGHDLLNIGDVEGFVNLARHNIAAIAKTGAKRVVVSCAEGYHTLKVEYPRLLGNTGFEVVHMTELIAEAVKNGKLKFNSVNRKVTFHDPCRLGRMSGIYDAPRSILQAIPGLEVVEMNHHRSMAVCCGTQSWINCGATNKQIQLELLREAKATGADMLLTACPKCKIHLTCAMNDEKLGQELQIEIEDISRFAASALWPGRKFIS
- a CDS encoding hydrogenase iron-sulfur subunit, which produces MFGESVTVSEGFEPRIVGFVCNWGAYSALEAAGINRISYASNVRLMRVMCLGRVNTGLLLKAFEMGADGVVLLGCSSGTCHYKFGIDQTKGSVAETKKMLNLLGMGSKRVHLVEVPVGDGEFLARRVDAFVKRTRDIGPSPVKYPRKQIESDWDFTGLS
- a CDS encoding ABC transporter ATP-binding protein yields the protein MNKVLVQTEKLGKTYLNGKIVALEEVDLVVEKGEFISILGPSGSGKTTLLNIIGALDKATSGRVAVDGFDLSEVRDLSRFRSERIGFVFQLHNLIPSLDAHSNIQIPMYPLKMGAKERASKATELLDIVGLKGRARHTPAMLSGGERQRVAMARGLANSPLLVLVDEPTGNLDHKTGQEIIDLMRRLNSELGTTFIIATHDLNVAKSSSRVVQLSNAKLEHCHIPSI
- a CDS encoding FtsX-like permease family protein encodes the protein MKTIPSFLPVINMLFSLVGKNLLARPLRSSLTVLGIGISIAVIMALFALATDLKEELGATAQITQADLVATQRGLSGPTGGSIPESRIKDIAQLEGVERTTGFLLASVSLPDTASFNLFGVIPQDEDLYLGESHTIEGRYVRSPGEIVLGRLAMNDLGIEVGEIFRMESGADFTVVGIYQTGNLYLDGGAVITLEEGQVILGKEGKVALVAIYLLSGADQDKITQEIESQWRYLKVKPSADLLETSATAEFGKTLAWVLAAIAIMMGSVGIINTMFMSVSERTREIGIMKAVGWSQFDILRMIFSESMILSLLGFVIGSLLGILTIWATTSLPSVEDYVNPSFTADAFLVGLAVALVLGALGGVFPAHRALRLSPVEALRHE
- a CDS encoding DUF3352 domain-containing protein, which produces MEMFAFDNAVKGKLSMRHHAMEPRQRDGKGLCGMSWQVLSLLVVVSLVLGLLGLARPAGATALAADQGEQTAKLLPADIDYYLTVDLDPSEGQLAKFRSFLNNWWQNPDVQTEWDKLLKQAQDESGIDIEQDVFPWLGPELAMGMSLPVPAREEQTDAEMVFLIGTMDKDASDAFFFDKLASALEDEEFPTHPSGDYKGIDVVYTPEEETYWAFPEEYIVFSNNQSFLEESLDLMITPNTDASLGGSPDFRKAQASLPDRAGMLYYNYAHLWEQSLSQIPAEDNFMFEAFGNSIPSCIAASLQFASNGMVTTAYYPLSKGMTPPIAENDLLRSARIVPSDAWLFLSGQNVNASWYGAEDSLAKYLKGVTANIDDESDFPEGMTKDDIASPDALSRWVEKKVGLNINRDIFGWMTGEYSLALLPLSFDEYGSTFPDLLLLFEVENPAEVNNHLTAIIDAINKIIEESTSEDETPDRLRTSATSIGGVEATRITNNAMKTDDGSPGWLFLDIDNTHYLVIGTTTGALEAAVAASEQEILSLDEAEEYRGVMALLLDTKTSLAYSNLSQIFNAIVSQASSEYMSRQDREDFERFVRYLPLQCAVGSSGNAGSADAVIGTGVLYLLPPPLTEQTISRGTTGRIEIPEQTFDFSNTAPDVGRCAVSISIDDANAQQEGNIKVTAMEELPVGSGFELAAARSGANIADTAYGIKVDKINLTDDSIGTATITMKVNRAWADNQGTDNVKIFRISEGACEVLPTVFTGYQENQAVFVGTSANGLSYFALVATSSEKSETHWALIGGIIAGVLVIAAVVMVLSLRRRRAVPEISQ
- a CDS encoding LysE family transporter, whose protein sequence is MPEATILVIFTTAFLIGFSGAMMPGPLLAYTISASAKSGFWVGPLIIVGHAILELSLILAVVLGLDQFIQGDTFAAVVGLIGGGVLILMGFGMARQGWKKVPLPLETSTGVVQNRKVILAGIVISMSNPYWFLWWATIGLAYLLWSLGLGAAGVASFFTGHILADLTWYAAVALIVATGRRTIINQTVYSGLLMVCGVALVGLGGYFFESGIAFLAG